One region of Alphaproteobacteria bacterium genomic DNA includes:
- a CDS encoding shikimate kinase yields MTEFEWKINKSIALVGIMGAGKSHLGRLLSKKLHMPFIDTDQEIVGAAGITIQDIFEQYGYEELQALEERVLKRVVKTPHQIISTGDGVFVSEQNRDILKKHAVTIWLRADLSLILNRTTRREHRPLLNIGDPKDILEDLIEERYPIYNQADIIVDSEDVSPGKMIHKILQALEDYQARTLS; encoded by the coding sequence ATGACTGAATTTGAATGGAAAATAAATAAATCAATCGCACTTGTAGGCATTATGGGCGCCGGCAAAAGCCATTTGGGCCGCCTTCTTTCAAAAAAATTACACATGCCTTTTATCGATACAGATCAGGAAATTGTGGGCGCTGCAGGCATTACCATTCAAGACATTTTTGAACAATATGGCTATGAAGAACTTCAAGCTCTTGAAGAACGAGTCCTCAAACGTGTTGTCAAAACGCCGCATCAAATTATCTCAACCGGTGATGGTGTTTTCGTGAGTGAACAGAATAGAGATATTCTTAAAAAACATGCTGTGACTATTTGGCTCAGAGCTGATCTATCACTCATTCTCAACCGCACAACACGCAGAGAACATCGCCCCCTGCTCAATATTGGTGACCCAAAAGACATCCTCGAAGATCTGATTGAAGAGAGATATCCTATTTATAATCAAGCCGATATAATCGTTGACAGTGAAGATGTATCTCCTGGTAAAATGATTCATAAGATTCTTCAAGCCCTCGAGGACTATCAGGCAAGGACTCTTTCTTAA
- a CDS encoding tyrosine recombinase, giving the protein MPHENFYYLDRFLEMLLSERGASPHTIEAYRNDLSKYFAFCHASKKSCLESDLEHLRAFLEEQHQQSLSEKTRARITTSLKQFYLFLCSENLITDNPAAYLESPRLKKTLPKVLDETSVAKLLEVAASDQTPNGLRLYALLELLYATGLRVTELVSLPLSAFQEKGRYLIVKGKGQRERVVPLSEPAQKAISAYLPVRGLFVNPALEKKGAHFLFPSPRSETGYLTRQGFAQLLKELALMAGLNPAVVSPHVLRHAFASHLLHHGADLRIVQKLLGHADITTTEIYTHIQPERLTKIVEDFHPLSKE; this is encoded by the coding sequence ATGCCTCATGAAAATTTTTATTATTTAGATCGTTTTTTAGAAATGTTACTCTCAGAAAGGGGCGCATCGCCTCATACAATTGAGGCTTACCGGAATGATTTATCAAAATATTTTGCCTTTTGTCACGCCTCAAAAAAATCATGTCTTGAATCGGACTTAGAGCATCTACGTGCCTTTTTAGAAGAGCAGCATCAACAATCTCTGTCTGAAAAAACACGGGCGCGCATCACAACATCTCTCAAGCAGTTTTATTTATTTCTCTGTTCAGAAAATTTGATCACTGACAATCCGGCGGCTTATTTAGAGTCGCCGCGCCTTAAAAAAACACTCCCGAAAGTCCTTGATGAGACCTCTGTTGCAAAATTACTTGAGGTTGCAGCCTCAGATCAGACGCCTAATGGATTGAGGCTTTATGCGCTTCTTGAGCTTTTATATGCAACTGGGCTTCGGGTGACCGAACTTGTGAGCCTTCCTTTGTCAGCCTTTCAAGAGAAGGGGCGATATTTGATTGTGAAGGGGAAAGGTCAACGCGAACGAGTTGTTCCCTTATCTGAACCAGCGCAAAAAGCAATCAGTGCATACTTGCCCGTGCGCGGTCTTTTTGTGAATCCGGCGCTTGAAAAAAAGGGAGCTCACTTTTTATTTCCATCGCCTCGATCAGAGACAGGTTATTTAACGCGTCAAGGTTTTGCACAGTTGCTTAAAGAGCTTGCTTTAATGGCTGGCCTTAATCCTGCTGTGGTCAGTCCTCATGTCTTAAGGCATGCTTTTGCAAGTCATTTATTGCATCACGGGGCTGATTTACGCATTGTGCAGAAGTTGTTAGGGCATGCGGATATTACGACGACAGAGATT
- a CDS encoding complex I NDUFA9 subunit family protein, translating to MTQPQKIVIFGGTGFLGRYIIQDLAQKDFEIIVVTRNLEKALPLKVFGDIGQITPIIGDVRDPHFLNAIVASADCVINLLGILYETRHQKFNEIHHLFPARLAELCHQHQVKSFIHISALGSNIHSPSHYSRTKALGEDAIRKHFKTATILKPSVVFGAEDQFLNLFAGLACKSPILPLIGGGKTKLQPVFVGDIASAVTTILCTPALQGETYELGGPEVISFKDLMIYLLKTIKKDRYLMPFPWMIASFEASILELFPKPLLTRDQVRLLKQDNIVSKGTKTFKALKIKPKSLELIAPTYLSQWCKDTA from the coding sequence ATGACTCAGCCTCAAAAAATAGTGATCTTCGGCGGAACGGGCTTTCTTGGCCGTTACATTATTCAAGATCTTGCACAAAAGGATTTTGAAATCATTGTTGTCACTCGAAACCTCGAAAAAGCCCTGCCCTTAAAAGTCTTTGGGGATATTGGACAGATCACGCCTATCATTGGCGATGTTCGGGACCCGCATTTTTTGAACGCAATTGTCGCGTCCGCCGATTGCGTTATCAATCTCTTGGGTATTCTTTATGAAACCAGACATCAAAAATTTAATGAGATCCATCATCTCTTCCCAGCACGACTGGCTGAATTATGTCATCAGCACCAGGTCAAATCTTTCATCCATATCTCAGCCCTTGGGTCAAACATTCACTCACCTTCACACTATTCTCGAACAAAAGCTTTGGGGGAGGATGCGATCCGCAAACATTTTAAAACAGCAACAATCTTAAAGCCGTCTGTTGTCTTCGGCGCTGAAGATCAATTCCTCAATCTCTTTGCTGGGCTCGCTTGTAAAAGCCCTATCTTGCCTCTCATTGGCGGCGGCAAGACAAAACTTCAACCAGTCTTTGTTGGTGATATTGCAAGCGCTGTGACAACAATTCTTTGCACACCTGCCCTTCAAGGGGAGACCTATGAGCTCGGCGGCCCTGAGGTTATCTCATTCAAAGATCTGATGATTTATTTGCTGAAAACAATCAAAAAAGATCGTTATCTCATGCCTTTTCCTTGGATGATTGCCTCATTTGAAGCATCTATCCTTGAGCTTTTCCCAAAACCTCTTTTAACAAGAGATCAAGTCAGACTCTTAAAACAAGATAATATTGTCTCTAAAGGGACTAAAACCTTCAAAGCCCTTAAAATCAAGCCCAAATCTCTTGAACTTATAGCGCCGACTTACCTCTCGCAATGGTGCAAAGACACCGCATAA
- a CDS encoding HlyC/CorC family transporter, translating to MELTIEDLFFLPYHPYPEIIFIVILLVLSALFSCAETALTASSKGRMHALAKGGNLKAKLVNKLLKDKERLIGAILFGNNLVNILSSAMATKILLEYFGDAGIVYATIIMTFVILIFSEVMPKTYAFHHADSTALKVAPIIQMLLYILKPFTIAIAWIVRFLMRLLGARTDQMALHQSEEELRGAIELHDDGHIDAVKDERAMLHSILDLDNVTVDRIMKHRKNVESISVDQSIQQIVDQVLKSPFSRFPLWRSEPDNIIGTLNAKTLLREIKIAEKEQTLQSLNIMKIAMPPWFIPDTTTLYDQLKAFRHKKEHFALVVDEYSAFMGVVTLEDILEEIVGDIDDELDVSFKGVTPTEDGSYIVDGTVTIRDLNREFDWQLPDDEAATIAGLILHEAQQLPKIGQSFYFYGFRFDILNRHRHQITKIKMTPPQQAD from the coding sequence ATGGAGCTGACCATCGAAGACCTTTTCTTTCTGCCTTATCACCCCTATCCAGAGATCATCTTTATTGTTATCTTGTTAGTACTCTCTGCCCTTTTTTCCTGCGCAGAGACAGCTCTTACAGCCTCATCTAAAGGACGCATGCATGCTCTTGCAAAAGGCGGAAATCTCAAAGCGAAACTTGTCAACAAGCTTTTAAAAGACAAAGAACGACTCATTGGCGCCATTCTCTTCGGGAACAATCTTGTGAATATTCTTTCATCTGCCATGGCGACTAAAATTCTACTCGAATATTTTGGCGATGCGGGGATTGTCTATGCAACTATTATCATGACCTTTGTCATTCTGATTTTTTCAGAAGTTATGCCCAAAACCTATGCCTTTCACCATGCTGATTCGACAGCGCTTAAAGTTGCTCCTATCATTCAAATGCTCCTTTACATATTAAAGCCTTTTACAATCGCTATTGCTTGGATTGTTCGTTTTCTGATGCGTCTTTTAGGCGCAAGAACCGATCAAATGGCGCTTCATCAATCTGAAGAAGAGCTCCGCGGCGCCATTGAACTGCATGATGATGGCCATATTGATGCTGTGAAAGATGAAAGAGCTATGCTCCATTCAATCCTAGACTTAGACAATGTGACTGTTGATCGCATCATGAAGCACAGAAAGAATGTGGAGTCCATTTCAGTTGATCAATCTATTCAACAGATTGTAGATCAAGTTCTCAAAAGCCCTTTCAGCCGCTTTCCTCTCTGGAGAAGCGAACCTGATAATATCATCGGCACGCTCAATGCAAAAACACTCTTACGTGAAATTAAAATTGCTGAAAAAGAACAAACTCTTCAGAGCCTTAATATCATGAAAATTGCAATGCCGCCTTGGTTTATCCCGGATACAACAACTCTTTATGACCAATTAAAGGCCTTTCGTCATAAAAAAGAGCACTTTGCATTGGTTGTTGATGAATATAGTGCCTTCATGGGCGTTGTAACGCTAGAAGACATTTTAGAAGAAATTGTTGGTGATATTGATGATGAACTTGATGTCTCTTTCAAAGGCGTTACGCCAACTGAAGATGGCAGTTACATTGTCGATGGCACGGTGACAATTCGCGATTTGAATCGAGAATTTGACTGGCAACTCCCTGATGATGAAGCAGCAACAATCGCAGGCCTCATTCTACACGAAGCACAACAATTGCCAAAAATTGGACAATCTTTCTATTTCTATGGATTCCGTTTTGACATTCTAAACCGTCACCGCCATCAGATTACAAAAATTAAAATGACACCCCCACAGCAAGCAGACTGA